In one Arenibacter antarcticus genomic region, the following are encoded:
- the bglX gene encoding beta-glucosidase BglX has product MRKFNLFVAVLFFTGLSSLQAQERIPQVEELLAKMTLEEKIGQLNLLTPGGGVATGAVVSQNVEAKIKAGQVGGLFGVASPEKMKVAQDFAVNDTRLKIPLLFGSDVIHGYKTTFPIPLGLAASWDMALMEKTARIAAIEATADGINWNFSPMVDIARDPRWGRIAEGAGEDPYLGSAIAQAMVKGYQGTDLTLANTMLATVKHIALYGASEGGRDYNSVDMSKVKMYNEYLPPYKAAVDAGVASIMTSFNDIDGVPASGNKWLLTDLLREQWGFDGFVVSDYTSVNEMIAHGLGDLQAVSALALNAGLDMDMVGEGFLTTLKKSLEEGKVTEDQITQACRRILEAKHKLGLFNDPYRYIDASRPAKDILNDEHRNVAREAAARSFVLLKNHNNILPLKKNLKIALVGPLSNNKNNMLGTWAPTGNPDLSVPILDGLKSVAPKATIKYAKGANISNDSELAKKVNVFGPRIEIDERSPEEMLKEALDLANDSDVVVAVVGEATEMSGEAASRTDLSIPESQKKLIRALVATGKPVALVLMSGRPLTIPEELALPVSILQVWHPGVEAGNAVADVLFGDYNPAGKLTATWPVNVGQIPIYYSMKNTGRPATTESFQKFQSNYLDAPNAPLLPFGYGLSYTQFEYSDLSIDKAGIGQGESVTITVSLKNTGNYDGEEVVQLYLRDVVRSITPPMRELKGFKKVFLKQGESKSVSITLAPDDLKFYNSQLDFVSEPGEFEVYIGTDSNATEKVSFILN; this is encoded by the coding sequence ATGAGAAAATTTAATCTGTTTGTCGCTGTTCTGTTTTTTACAGGGCTTTCAAGTCTACAAGCCCAAGAAAGGATCCCGCAAGTTGAAGAACTTTTGGCAAAAATGACCCTTGAAGAAAAAATAGGACAACTAAACCTACTTACTCCCGGTGGTGGTGTAGCCACAGGTGCGGTGGTGAGCCAAAATGTGGAAGCCAAGATCAAAGCGGGCCAGGTAGGCGGACTCTTTGGCGTAGCGAGTCCAGAAAAAATGAAGGTAGCTCAGGATTTCGCTGTAAATGATACCCGATTAAAAATTCCATTGTTATTCGGTTCCGATGTAATCCACGGATATAAAACAACATTTCCCATTCCCTTGGGACTTGCGGCGAGCTGGGATATGGCTCTGATGGAAAAAACGGCCCGGATTGCTGCTATTGAAGCGACTGCCGATGGAATAAACTGGAACTTTTCCCCTATGGTAGATATCGCTCGTGATCCAAGATGGGGCCGTATCGCCGAAGGGGCGGGGGAAGATCCATATCTGGGTTCCGCTATTGCCCAGGCAATGGTAAAAGGCTATCAAGGGACTGATCTTACCTTGGCCAACACCATGTTGGCAACAGTTAAACATATTGCACTCTATGGAGCCTCTGAAGGAGGGCGCGATTATAATTCCGTAGATATGAGCAAGGTGAAAATGTACAATGAATATTTACCGCCCTATAAGGCTGCAGTAGATGCCGGGGTCGCAAGTATAATGACCTCTTTTAACGATATAGATGGTGTTCCCGCTTCAGGAAATAAATGGCTCCTAACCGATCTGCTGAGAGAGCAATGGGGTTTTGACGGGTTTGTAGTATCAGACTATACCTCGGTAAATGAAATGATTGCCCATGGACTTGGGGATTTGCAAGCCGTATCTGCCTTGGCCCTTAATGCCGGACTGGATATGGATATGGTGGGGGAAGGATTTCTGACCACTTTAAAAAAGTCACTGGAAGAAGGGAAGGTCACTGAAGATCAAATAACCCAAGCCTGTCGTAGAATTTTAGAAGCAAAGCATAAGTTAGGCCTTTTTAATGATCCTTACCGTTACATTGATGCTAGTAGACCTGCTAAGGATATTCTAAATGACGAACATAGAAATGTAGCGAGGGAAGCTGCGGCGCGTTCTTTTGTGCTTTTAAAAAACCACAATAACATTCTTCCTTTAAAAAAGAATTTAAAAATAGCCTTAGTAGGTCCTTTGTCAAATAACAAGAACAACATGTTGGGCACTTGGGCACCAACGGGAAATCCGGACTTATCGGTTCCTATTCTGGACGGATTAAAGTCGGTAGCCCCCAAGGCTACTATTAAGTACGCCAAGGGAGCCAATATTTCGAATGATTCCGAGCTGGCGAAAAAAGTAAATGTATTTGGCCCCAGAATAGAAATAGATGAGCGTTCCCCAGAGGAAATGCTCAAAGAAGCCCTAGATCTGGCCAACGATTCCGATGTTGTGGTCGCTGTAGTGGGAGAAGCCACTGAAATGAGTGGGGAAGCGGCTAGTAGAACCGATCTTTCTATTCCTGAAAGTCAGAAAAAATTGATTCGTGCCCTAGTAGCCACTGGCAAGCCTGTTGCTTTGGTACTTATGAGCGGCCGTCCTCTAACAATACCTGAGGAATTGGCCCTTCCAGTAAGTATCCTACAAGTTTGGCATCCTGGGGTAGAGGCTGGGAATGCCGTTGCAGATGTACTATTTGGGGACTATAACCCGGCAGGAAAACTAACCGCCACCTGGCCGGTAAACGTTGGACAGATCCCCATATATTACAGTATGAAAAATACCGGTAGGCCAGCAACTACCGAAAGTTTTCAGAAATTTCAATCCAATTATCTAGATGCCCCTAATGCCCCATTATTGCCGTTTGGCTACGGACTTAGCTATACGCAATTTGAGTATTCTGATCTTAGCATCGATAAAGCGGGAATAGGGCAAGGAGAATCTGTGACTATTACGGTTAGCCTTAAGAATACCGGCAACTATGACGGGGAGGAAGTGGTGCAACTCTATCTTAGGGATGTAGTGAGAAGCATTACACCCCCAATGCGGGAACTAAAAGGATTTAAAAAAGTATTTCTTAAGCAAGGAGAAAGCAAGTCGGTCAGCATTACCCTTGCCCCAGATGATTTGAAATTTTATAACAGCCAACTGGATTTTGTTTCGGAACCTGGAGAATTTGAGGTGTACATCGGCACGGATTCCAATGCTACGGAGAAAGTGAGCTTTATCTTAAATTAA